From the genome of Pelobates fuscus isolate aPelFus1 chromosome 6, aPelFus1.pri, whole genome shotgun sequence, one region includes:
- the CIMIP1 gene encoding ciliary microtubule inner protein 1 — MAAPPNSKATGKESSFVAQDRIWKAQVETEAETAKSWPERWGFLTTSYNELVDNEEAVTKEKGRLKTPEHLRVRPVTPLETYIKVGPSPVVPQTTQGLIGWRSTIADLQLECYGRSRFVKGDFCKRMNWPPEGVS, encoded by the exons ATGGCAGCCCCACCAAACAGCAAAGCCACTGGCAAGGAAAGCAGCTTTGTGGCCCAGGACAGAATCTG GAAAGCCCAAGTCGAGACTGAAGCAGAAACCGCTAAAAGCTGGCCTGAAAGATGGGGATTCCTAACGACATCGTATAATGAG CTGGTTGATAACGAAGAAGCAGTCACGAAAGAAAAAGGTCGGCTGAAAACACCAGAGCATTTGCGCGTTCGTCCTGTGACTCCATTGGAAACATATATCAAG GTGGGTCCATCACCAGTTGTTCCTCAGACTACGCAAGGATTAATTGGTTGGAGGTCTACCATCGCTGACTTACAGCTTGAATGCTACGGCAGATCCAGATTCGTCAAGGGCGACTTCTGCAAGCGAATGAATTGGCCCCCCGAGGGTGTCAGCTAA